In a single window of the Rhodamnia argentea isolate NSW1041297 chromosome 2, ASM2092103v1, whole genome shotgun sequence genome:
- the LOC115738762 gene encoding uncharacterized protein At1g76070-like, with protein MEKSQAKPKSKKVLKFLPRTASSVSFFRNPPFSPGRDKRSSYSSELVNSTKCRLRSHVGKGFSGPLVSLIPNEARAASKNDRGFDVNEPTSPKVSCMGQIKHKHKTKKSQSPSADKRSSFSSSTSSSYNKLNRDADKPPRQSNSRELKKQSSTLKRLFSRARGGNKKKGSDASGNNCRKPPLLPDRAPSLSQMERFASGRDAQASFDWSAEFGPVLDADHRDYYHYYSDEERRESDQEEEEEVIIPFSAPIPAAGGGGGRVNPQPRKEINLWKRRTMAPPRPLQLHQPAMVRAN; from the coding sequence ATGGAGAAATCACAAGCCAAGCCGAAGAGCAAGAAGGTGTTGAAGTTCCTGCCCAGAACAGCTTCGTCCGTCAGCTTCTTTCGAAACCCTCCTTTCAGCCCCGGTAGAGACAAGAGATCATCGTATTCATCGGAGCTCGTTAACAGCACAAAATGCAGGCTCAGATCCCATGTCGGTAAAGGGTTTTCTGGTCCACTCGTATCCCTAATTCCCAACGAAGCTCGAGCCGCAAGCAAGAATGATCGAGGTTTCGATGTGAACGAACCCACTTCGCCGAAAGTCTCGTGCATGGGCCAGATCAAGCACAAGCACAAGACCAAGAAATCGCAGTCGCCTTCAGCTGATAAACGTTCTTCCTTTTCCTCATCCACGTCTTCTTCATATAACAAGTTGAACCGGGATGCCGACAAGCCTCCGAGACAGAGTAATTCTCGCGAGCTGAAGAAGCAGAGCTCAACGTTAAAGAGACTATTCAGCAGGGCTAGAGGAGGCAACAAGAAGAAAGGGTCTGATGCTTCGGGAAATAACTGCCGGAAGCCACCGTTGCTTCCCGATAGAGCCCCGTCCTTGAGTCAGATGGAACGGTTTGCGAGCGGGAGGGACGCACAGGCAAGCTTCGACTGGTCAGCTGAGTTCGGGCCAGTGTTGGATGCCGACCACCGGGACTACTATCACTATTACTcggatgaagagaggagagagagtgatcaagaagaggaggaggaagtgatAATTCCTTTCTCCGCACCAATTCCGGCtgctggcggcggcggcggcagggtGAATCCACAACCGAGGAAAGAGATCAACCTGTGGAAGAGAAGGACCATGGCTCCTCCCAGGCCTCTCCAATTGCACCAACCCGCCATGGTTAGAGCAAATTGA
- the LOC115738741 gene encoding calcium-dependent protein kinase 29: protein MGLCFSKSQNIPISSSSSESPPRQPHSKPQPQPRPTWPTQPQRQPSKPLRPSYQMDTILGKPFADINALYQLDRELGRGQFGITYLCTERSTGLKYACKSISRPKLTTPMDIENVRREIMILEHLSGQPNIVEFKGAYGDKQNVHLVMELCSGGELFDRIITKGAYSEREAARIGRQVVNVVHVCHFMGVMHRDLKPENFLLVSKHEESPLKITDFGLSVFIEPGKVYKDIVGSAYYVAPEVLNKKYGKEIDVWSAGVILYILLCGSPPFWAETEKGIFEAILEGNLDLESAPWPSISPSAKDLIRKLLMRDPKKRITAAEALEHPWLREDGVASDKPIDSAVLRRMRQFRASNKLKKLALKVIAENLSEEEIKGLRQMFNNMDTDGSGTITFEEFKSGLSRLGSKLTEAEIRQLMDAADVDKNGTIDYIEFITATINRHRLEREDSLSKAFQFFDKDSSGFITRDELRHAMAQYGMGDEATIDEIIEDVDTDKDGRINYEEFVAMMRKGIQDHNGNER from the exons ATGGGGCTCTGCTTCTCCAAATCCCAGAACATtcccatctcttcttcttcgtccgaGTCTCCCCCTCGTCAACCCCACAGCAAACCCCAACCACAGCCCCGACCAACGTGGCCGACGCAACCGCAACGGCAACCATCGAAGCCACTGCGGCCGTCCTACCAGATGGACACCATCCTCGGCAAGCCCTTCGCCGACATAAACGCCCTGTACCAGCTGGACCGCGAGCTCGGCCGCGGCCAGTTCGGCATCACCTACCTCTGCACCGAGCGCTCCACCGGCCTGAAGTACGCGTGCAAGTCCATCTCGCGACCCAAGCTGACCACCCCGATGGACATCGAGAACGTCCGCCGGGAGATCATGATCCTGGAGCACCTCTCCGGGCAGCCCAACATCGTGGAGTTCAAGGGCGCGTACGGGGACAAGCAGAACGTGCACCTGGTCATGGAGCTCTGCTCCGGCGGCGAGCTCTTCGACCGGATCATCACCAAGGGGGCCTATTCGGAGCGGGAGGCGGCAAGGATCGGACGGCAGGTCGTGAACGTGGTGCACGTGTGCCACTTCATGGGAGTGATGCACCGCGACCTCAAGCCCGAGAACTTCCTGCTCGTCAGCAAGCACGAGGAATCCCCTCTCAAGATCACCGACTTCGGCCTCTCCGTCTTCATCGAACCAG GGAAGGTGTACAAGGACATTGTGGGAAGTGCGTACTATGTCGCGCCGGAGGTGTTGAATAAAAAATACGGGAAGGAAATCGACGTCTGGAGCGCAGGTGTCATCTTATACATCCTTCTTTGCGGTTCACCTCCCTTCTGGGCAG AGACCGAGAAGGGCATATTTGAAGCGATATTGGAAGGCAACCTGGATCTTGAAAGCGCTCCGTGGCCATCCATTTCCCCTTCGGCGAAGGATCTCATCAGGAAACTTTTGATGAGGGATCCTAAGAAAAGGATCACCGCCGCAGAGGCCCTCG AACATCCTTGGCTCCGCGAAGATGGAGTGGCATCTGATAAACCTATTGACAGCGCTGTTTTGCGGAGGATGAGGCAATTTAGAGCGTCAAACAAGCTGAAGAAACTTGCTCTGAAG GTAATCGCGGAAAACCTCTCAGAAGAAGAGATCAAGGGCTTGAGACAAATGTTCAACAACATGGACACCGACGGAAGCGGCACAATCACATTCGAAGAATTCAAATCTGGATTGTCTAGGTTGGGATCGAAGCTCACGGAAGCAGAAATAAGGCAGCTAATGGATGCT GCTGATGTCGATAAGAACGGGACCATCGACTACATCGAATTCATCACTGCCACGATTAACCGCCACAGGCTTGAGAGGGAAGACAGTCTGTCCAAGGCTTTCCAATTCTTCGATAAGGACAGCAGCGG GTTTATCACAAGAGATGAGCTGAGGCACGCTATGGCGCAGTACGGAATGGGGGACGAAGCCACTATAGACGAGATCATCGAGGATGTCGACACAGACAAA GATGGGAGAATCAATTATGAGGAGTTTGTGGCCATGATGAgaaaaggaattcaagatcataATGGAAACGAGAGATAG